A region from the Bacteroidota bacterium genome encodes:
- a CDS encoding transposase — WLVERTFAWLENFRRLSKDFEYLLETSQAMIYLASIKLLLNKF, encoded by the coding sequence TGGCTTGTCGAAAGAACATTCGCATGGCTTGAAAACTTCAGAAGACTCAGTAAGGATTTTGAATATCTCTTGGAAACAAGTCAAGCGATGATTTACCTTGCTTCCATAAAATTATTATTGAATAAATTTTAA